The nucleotide sequence TTCATATTCTAAATGCCAACCGAAAGTTCTCCGTAGGAATTGAATTAGCAAAGATAGGTCAATACAACATACTGGATACCGAATGTTTTGAACTGGATGGAAAAACAGTAGGATTATATGGTGCAGGAGCCATTGCCCGAAATCTTGCACGCATGTTAATGGGTTTCCACGTTAAGAAATACGCTTATGATGTGGTAGAAAATGAAGCTATAAAACAGTATGGAGTAATGTTTGTAAATTCTCCTGAAGAACTTTTCAGTATCAGTGATATTGTCAGCATACATATTCCCCTGCTTCCCACTACAAAAGGAATAGTAAATAAAAGGCTTCTGTCTCTGATGAAACCAAATGCCATTTTGATAAATACCTCAAGAGGTCAAGTTATTAACGAAGAAGATCTGCTATATTTTTTAAAGAATAAAAAAATACGTGCCGCAGGATTAGATGTATTATGCAATGAACCTATCAGCAGAATAGATCCTTTGGTTTTACAAGAAAATGCTTACGTTACTCCCCATATAGCAGCAAGTTCATTTGAATCCAAAGTAAGAACAGAGCATTGCCTGTATAAGACTATAACTGACTTTTTTGATGGCAAATATGAAGTACAATTTCCTCCTAACTATCTGAATCCTCCTATTCAAGCTAATAAATAGGTACTATGTCAAAACGCAATAATCTTTATCGCATAAATCGGGTAAAAACTGGCATAAGCCATTAGCTAAACAAAAAATAATTATTAAAAAGACCAGCTAATAAAAGTCAAGAGTTTTTAAGAAAAAATCTTTAAAAATTTCCTAAAACTCCTGGCAGCAAAAAAGGCATAACAACAAGACCACCTATGCGTAGTAGACATAAAATAGCTGGC is from Clostridiaceae bacterium and encodes:
- a CDS encoding 3-phosphoglycerate dehydrogenase, with the translated sequence MTRGKIFINVRDNLDIHIITEGLEKNGFTYERGFISSTDEESTIRYCKDCIGVISGVEPWNERTLSAVKDKVRMIIRYGTGYNNIDLVAARRHGIAVFNAAGMNAASVAELALLHILNANRKFSVGIELAKIGQYNILDTECFELDGKTVGLYGAGAIARNLARMLMGFHVKKYAYDVVENEAIKQYGVMFVNSPEELFSISDIVSIHIPLLPTTKGIVNKRLLSLMKPNAILINTSRGQVINEEDLLYFLKNKKIRAAGLDVLCNEPISRIDPLVLQENAYVTPHIAASSFESKVRTEHCLYKTITDFFDGKYEVQFPPNYLNPPIQANK